DNA from Candidatus Angelobacter sp.:
GTCCGCAACCCTACGGCTATCGCAACCGCATCATGATTCGCAGCCAGTGGGACAAGGTGAAACAGGGATTGAACATCGGATTCATCCGCCACGACAACCGTCTCGTTGTGGATGTTGAGGAATGCCTAATCGCCGAGCCGGCGCTCAACGAACAAATAGGCCGGGTGCGGGCCGCGCCCCCGCCCAAAGGCGGTATCAAAGTCGTGTTACGGGTTGCGCCCGACGGATGGGATGTCCCGCGCGATTCTTTTTTCCAGAACAATTTGTTTTTGCTGCCGAAACTTGTCGAGACCGTGCGGGAGCGCATTCGCGACGGAGGCGCCCGACAGCTCCTGGACGCCTATTGCGGGGTCGGCTTTTTTTGCGTGGAAGTGGCGGATCTCGTCGAGGCGTTCGTCGGGGTTGAAATCGACCCGCCGGCGGTCCAGGCGGCGCGGCGCAACGCCGCGAACCGCAACCGCCGCAACGGCGAGTTTTTTGCGGCGGACTTCACGGAGTTCCTGCCGGCATGGTCGCAGCGTTTTTCTCCGGAAACGACCGCTGTGATTATTGACCCGCCACGCGTGGGTTGCGCGGCGGCGAGCCTGGAGCGGCTCCGGCAGGCGCGGCCACTTCAGATAATTTATGTGTCGTGCCACCCGGCGACCCTGGCGCGCGACTTGAACGTTCTCTGTGCGGACGGGGTCTATGAACTGGTAAGAGTCGTTCCGCTGGACATGTTTCCCCAGACGCAACATATCGAATGCGTGGCGGACTTACGGGCCAAAACCGCGCGGTCGGCGGCAAACTAGCCTTGCCAAGCAGCGGCGCATGGTTTCAACTCTGGCCAGCTCAATTCTATGGAAAACCAGGAACGGTCGGGCTTTGTCCAATCACGGCTTCCGTGGCTGATAACGGCGGCCGCGCTGATTGTTTATGTGTTGACGCTCAATCGGTGGGTCTCCTTGTCCAGCCTGCCCGTGATATCCAACGTGTCCAGCAGGGAGCTGGTGCCGCCGATCGGTCAACCGCTTCGCTTTCTCGTGCTTCTGCCGTTTCGCTGGTTGCCGGTCGCCGGGCAACCGATCGCATTGAATGTGTTCACCGCTCTTTGCGCGGCCCTGACTCTCGGTTTGCTGGGGCGATCGGTTGCGCTGTTGCCTCATGACCGCACGCGGGAGCAGCGACAGCGCGAACGAAGCAAATCGTCGCTGTTGAGCATTCCCGCGGCGTGGGTGCCTCCCGTGTTCGCCGTCATGGCGTGCGGATTGCAGCTGACCTTCTGGGAACACGCGACGGCGGCGACCGGCGAAATGTTCGATCTCCTCCTCTTCGCGTATGTCGTCCGGTGCCTGCTCGAATACCGCATCGATCAATGCGAATGCTGGCTGACGCGGTCGGCGCTGGTCTATGGCATCGCCATCACGAACAACTACGCCATGGTTGGATTTTTTCCGGTTTACCTGGCCGCGTTGATCTGGATGAAGGGTCTGAGCTTTGTTGAATTTCGCTTCGTGACAAAAATGTTTGGCTGGGGAACGGCCGGCCTGACGCTTTATCTGTTGCCACCGTTGATCAACGCCTTTGGTGATCAGGCCGGAGCGGGCTTCTGGCAGTCGCTCCGCTACGAACTCACTTCGCAGAAGGGCGCATTGTTGGGTTTTCCCAGATACCTCATCCTTATCGCCGGATTGACTTCGTTGCTGCCCCTTTTGCTGATCGGAATCCGCTGGCCCTCGACCTTCGGTGAAACCAGCCCCACGGGCGGCATGATTACAACTTTTTTATTCCGCGTCGTGCATACCATTCTGCTGGTCGCGGGAATCTGGGTGGCGTTCGACGCGCCTTTCGGGCCTCGCATGTTGATGGAGCAACTGCTCCAACAAACGGACGACCCCCTGAGTACCGTCCCCTTTTTGACGTTCTATTATCTGGGCGCGCTTTGCCTCGGTTACTTTGCCGGGTATTTCCTGTTGGTCTTCGGACAGGAAACGGCGAAATCGTGGACGAAAGTTTCCGCCGCAACCAGGCTCTGCAACCGCGCGGTCACCGGCGCAATCTGGCTGGCGGCGATCGGAACACCGGTCGGTCTTGTGTACAAAAACCTGGGGGCAATTCGCGCAACGGACGGATCGCTGCTCCGCGACTTCGCGCGCCTCGCGACCCTCGGACTGCCCAAACCGGACTTTATCGCACTCTCCGACGACCCTTACGTTCTTGCACTGGTGCAGGGCAATCTGCCTCACGTCGAAGGCAAACCTGATCCCATTCTGACGGACACGCGACTCCTGCGCTACACGCCTTATCAGGAGTCGCTGCACAGGCGTTTTCCGGAACGCTGGCCCGCCCTCCCGGCAACGGTGGCGCCGCTGGCCCAGGTTGATCCGGTGTTTCTGATTTACGAAATGAGCGGCATGGCGAAAAGCAACGAAACTTATTACCTCAACCCGAGTTTCGGATATTACTTTGAGCCACTCTATCTGGAGCCGCATGGAATGGTTTACCGCCTTGTGCCCTACGCCACCAACGCAATTGCCCCTCCCCGGCTGTCCGAACAGACAGTGGCCGAGAACCAGCGATTCTGGAACGAAGCCGGCCCCATACTCGACCGGGTGACCGCACTGATCGGTCGTGAGATTGGCGATGCCCGCGCCGTTGGCCGCTGGTACTCACGCGCCCTGAACTGGTGGGGCGTCGATCTGCAAAAACTTGGCCGCATCGACGACGCGTCGCGGGCATTCGCGCGCGCGCGAAGACTGAACCCGCAGAACGTGGCGGTTGAAATCAATTCTGATTTCAACCAGACGCTTCG
Protein-coding regions in this window:
- a CDS encoding DUF2723 domain-containing protein, with amino-acid sequence MENQERSGFVQSRLPWLITAAALIVYVLTLNRWVSLSSLPVISNVSSRELVPPIGQPLRFLVLLPFRWLPVAGQPIALNVFTALCAALTLGLLGRSVALLPHDRTREQRQRERSKSSLLSIPAAWVPPVFAVMACGLQLTFWEHATAATGEMFDLLLFAYVVRCLLEYRIDQCECWLTRSALVYGIAITNNYAMVGFFPVYLAALIWMKGLSFVEFRFVTKMFGWGTAGLTLYLLPPLINAFGDQAGAGFWQSLRYELTSQKGALLGFPRYLILIAGLTSLLPLLLIGIRWPSTFGETSPTGGMITTFLFRVVHTILLVAGIWVAFDAPFGPRMLMEQLLQQTDDPLSTVPFLTFYYLGALCLGYFAGYFLLVFGQETAKSWTKVSAATRLCNRAVTGAIWLAAIGTPVGLVYKNLGAIRATDGSLLRDFARLATLGLPKPDFIALSDDPYVLALVQGNLPHVEGKPDPILTDTRLLRYTPYQESLHRRFPERWPALPATVAPLAQVDPVFLIYEMSGMAKSNETYYLNPSFGYYFEPLYLEPHGMVYRLVPYATNAIAPPRLSEQTVAENQRFWNEAGPILDRVTALIGREIGDARAVGRWYSRALNWWGVDLQKLGRIDDASRAFARARRLNPQNVAVEINSDFNQTLRTGATAPAKAKGNLEERVGRYRDWNSLLAANGPIDDPEVCFRLAQTFASQSLFRQSALQLMRVLQLDPDNLDARFLLAGVFLAGG
- a CDS encoding class I SAM-dependent RNA methyltransferase, translating into MSAELERPRRLSVGAKLSVVIEDIAFGGEGVARADDFVIFVPFVLPGESVEVEIREVRKTFARAKLLGVLKPAPERVTAQCRYFGDCGGCQYQHIDYPAQLRLKHKQITDVFERIGGFSESTVEPVIPCPQPYGYRNRIMIRSQWDKVKQGLNIGFIRHDNRLVVDVEECLIAEPALNEQIGRVRAAPPPKGGIKVVLRVAPDGWDVPRDSFFQNNLFLLPKLVETVRERIRDGGARQLLDAYCGVGFFCVEVADLVEAFVGVEIDPPAVQAARRNAANRNRRNGEFFAADFTEFLPAWSQRFSPETTAVIIDPPRVGCAAASLERLRQARPLQIIYVSCHPATLARDLNVLCADGVYELVRVVPLDMFPQTQHIECVADLRAKTARSAAN